Proteins encoded by one window of Arachis ipaensis cultivar K30076 chromosome B04, Araip1.1, whole genome shotgun sequence:
- the LOC107635316 gene encoding thioredoxin-like fold domain-containing protein MRL7, chloroplastic, producing MLYLQTNVLLRCPSPFCTTKMDACLRPLSSVNVQNSSLESSHAITRLGFLFHSPVSTHCTWKQLSCYASGESPSNTEYDCEPKPGSNKRARPKARTQSSKDVASGNGKIGSADAFPSTIPRKPRRGRRSEAMAVEDYIRGSLERTFETIRQQKSDVLEDPENITKDRVRGNSESKSSDDDDDDGEEEVKKDNEEEEDDEDDDDRVKNMVIEEESENWPVDADVGWGIRASEYFEQHPIKNVVGEDGYEIDWEGETEDYWVQEINCLEWENFAFHPSPLIVLVFERYNRASDNWKLLKELEEAIKVYWNAKNRLPPRAVKIDINIERDMAYALKVKECPQILFLRGHKVVYREKELRSADELVQMIAFFYYNAKKPAWIDDKALPRFRF from the exons ATGCTGTATCTCCAAACTAATGTCCTTCTTAGATGCCCTTCTCCTTTTTGTACCACAAAAATGGATGCTTGTTTGCGTCCATTATCATCAGTTAATGTTCAGAATTCTAGTTTAGAATCTAGTCATGCCATTACTCGTTTGGGATTCTTGTTTCATTCACCTGTATCTACCCATTGCACATGGAAGCAGTTATCTTGCTATGCTTCAGGAGAATCTCCTTCAAATACTGAATATGATTGTGAACCTAAACCTGGCTCTAACAAAAGAGCTAGGCCTAAGGCAAGAACACAGTCCTCAAAAGATGTGGCATCTGGCAATGGTAAAATAGGTTCTGCTGATGCCTTCCCTTCAACAATTCCAAGGAAGCCAAGGCGTGGTCGTAGAAGTGAAGCAATGGCAGTGGAAGATTACATACGTGGTTCGCTTGAACGCACATTTGAAACAATTCGGCAGCAAAAATCAGATGTTTTGGAGGATCCAGAAAACATAACGAAGGATAGAGTCCGTGGCAATTCTGAATCCAAAAGcagtgatgatgatgacgatgatggtGAAGAGGAGGTGAAGAAGGAcaatgaagaagaggaagatgacgAAGATGATGACGACAGGGTAAAGAATATGGTGATTGAGGAAGAAAGTGAAAACTGGCCAGTGGATGCAGATGTTGGGTGGGGAATCAGAGCTTCTGAGTATTTTGAGCAGCATCCAATCAAGAATGTTGTCGGAGAAGATGGTTATGAAATCGATTGGGAAGGAGAGACTGAAGATTACTGGGTTCAAGAGATCAACTGTTTGGAGTGGGAGAATTTTGCTTTCCATCCCAGCCCATTAATTGTCCTTGTATTTGAACGCTATAACAG AGCAagtgataactggaaacttttgAAGGAGCTGGAGGAAGCAATCAAAGTATATTGGAACGCCAAAAATCGGTTACCTCCTCGG GCTGTTAAGATTGACATTAACATCGAGAGAGACATGGCTTATGCCCTAAAAGTTAAAGAATGTCCTCAAATTTTATTTCTGCGGGGACACAAAGTAGTGTACAGGGAGAAAG AACTGAGAAGTGCCGATGAGCT